In Carya illinoinensis cultivar Pawnee chromosome 9, C.illinoinensisPawnee_v1, whole genome shotgun sequence, the following are encoded in one genomic region:
- the LOC122277782 gene encoding oxygen-evolving enhancer protein 3-2, chloroplastic-like yields MAQAMASMAGLRGSSQAVLDGSLRLSGSTRLNVNGNSRVVAMTLPGLTVRAQQQVPAEPETSRRAVLGLVAAGLASGSFVQAVLAEAKSIKVGPPPPPSGGLPGTLNADEPRDLDLSLKERFFIQPLAPAQAVQRAKESAKDIVGVKELIDKKAWPYVQMDLRLKAGYLRYDLNTVISAKSKDEKKSLKDLTGKLFQDIDNLDHAAKIKSTPEAEKYYSATVSSLNNVLSKLG; encoded by the exons ATGGCCCAAGCTATGGCTTCAATGGCGGGCTTACGTGGTTCATCTCAGGCTGTGTTGGATGGCAGCCTCCGGCTGAGTGGCTCAACCCGCTTGAATGTAAATGGCAACAGCCGAGTTGTGGCCATGACACTGCCGGGGCTCACCGTCAGAGCCCAGCAGCAGGTGCCTGCTGAGCCCGAAACCAGCCGCCGGGCAGTCCTTGGTCTGGTTGCTGCCGGGTTGGCCTCGGGGTCCTTTGTTCAAGCCGTGCTTGCTGAGGCAAAGTCAATCAAGGTGGGCCCTCCTCCCCCACCCTCCGGTGGATTGC CTGGAACTCTAAATGCTGATGAGCCAAGAGACCTTGACCTTTCCTTGAAAGAGAGGTTCTTCATTCAACCGCTGGCCCCAGCACAGGCAGTCCAGAGGGCGAAGGAGTCAGCCAAAGACATTGTTGGCGTGAAGGAGTTGATTGACAAGAAGGCTTGGCCCTACGTGCAGATGGATCTTCGTTTGAAGGCAGGGTATCTTCGATACGACCTTAACACTGTCATTTCTGCTAAGTCAAAGGACGAGAAGAAATCCCTCAAGGACCTCACTGGAAAGCTCTTCCAGGACATTGACAAT CTGGACCATGCAGCGAAAATTAAGAGCACCCCAGAAGCAGAGAAGTACTATTCTGCGACTGTATCTTCCCTGAATAATGTTCTTTCCAAGCTTGGTTAA
- the LOC122276084 gene encoding STOREKEEPER protein-like has protein sequence MAPKRQSHLDDPPAASSSEEEVASSEEEEEEHEDEEEGSASTEEEEAEPTKTSSLPSTPVSDKKAPSKKPDPPLTKPQSSSSGSGSESESESDSGGTPNPTVKPIASKPMEDAAPKATTKPRSKPSSATPARSVATKRPNNETDIKDSSKRAKKKAPEPNTDGVVSPGDSKKSAGEEKKLFQRLWSEDDEIAVLKGVLDYTEKRGADPSTDAAAFHEFVKKSLHVDVSKNQLMDKIRRLRKKYKNNAGRGKKGKEPTFSKPHEQKAYELSKKIWGPAEGTAGGGVIEDAKSNGKAASRKNNQKVNTGRSLKDELLAVSPIANKEVEKMDIDGNPGLGLDSLRSLDEVVRFDKNMSVAGLEEGVIKRGLELIGKDKRVELEERWKEVQMAELEVFVKRTELIRDQARLILEAYKAAAAANDH, from the coding sequence ATGGCTCCGAAGCGCCAATCTCATCTGGATGATCCCCCAGCCGCTTCTTCCTCCGAAGAAGAAGTAGCTTCatctgaagaagaagaagaagaacatgaggatgaagaagaaggaTCTGCTTCtaccgaagaagaagaagctgaaCCAACAAAAACATCTTCTTTGCCATCCACTCCTGTATCTGACAAAAAAGCCCCTTCTAAAAAGCCAGACCCTCCTCTAACTAAACCGCAATCTTCCTcgtccggatccggatccgagTCCGAGTCGGAATCGGACTCCGGAGGCACCCCCAATCCGACTGTCAAGCCGATTGCCTCCAAACCCATGGAAGACGCGGCCCCGAAGGCGACCACCAAACCCAGATCCAAGCCTTCGTCTGCTACGCCCGCGAGATCGGTGGCGACCAAGCGACCGAACAACGAGACCGATATAAAGGACTCGTCGAAGCGGGCCAAGAAGAAAGCTCCGGAACCGAATACGGACGGTGTTGTTTCCCCAGGGGATTCGAAGAAGTCAGCGGGCGAAGAAAAGAAGCTCTTCCAGAGGCTGTGGAGCGAGGACGACGAAATTGCGGTCCTTAAAGGCGTGCTCGATTACACGGAGAAGAGGGGCGCCGACCCTTCCACCGACGCTGCTGCCTTCCACGAGTTCGTCAAGAAATCGCTGCATGTCGACGTTTCGAAGAACCAGCTGATGGACAAGATCCGGAGGTTGAGAAAGAAGTACAAGAACAACGCCGGGAGAGGAAAGAAGGGCAAGGAGCCCACATTTTCCAAGCCCCACGAGCAGAAGGCGTACGAATTATCGAAGAAAATTTGGGGCCCAGCTGAAGGGACCGCTGGAGGAGGAGTAATAGAGGACGCCAAGTCTAATGGGAAAGCGGCTAGTAGGAAGAACAATCAGAAAGTTAATACTGGCCGGAGCTTGAAAGACGAACTGCTTGCTGTGTCACCGATTGCAAATAAGGAGGTTGAAAAGATGGATATTGACGGGAATCCAGGTCTGGGTTTGGATTCATTGCGGAGTCTTGATGAGGTGGTTCGGTTTGATAAAAACATGAGTGTGGCGGGTTTGGAAGAGGGCGTGATAAAGAGAGGACTTGAGTTGATCGGGAAAGATAAGAGGGTGGAGTTAGAGGAGAGGTGGAAGGAGGTCCAGATGGCTGAATTGGAGGTTTTCGTGAAGCGGACAGAGCTGATTAGGGACCAGGCGAGGTTGATACTGGAGGCGTACAAGGCGGCGGCGGCGGCAAACGACCATTAA